Proteins found in one Herbiconiux sp. A18JL235 genomic segment:
- a CDS encoding alpha/beta hydrolase fold domain-containing protein, whose protein sequence is MSAVMRVMGPVLRVRRMVGERPRRVEELERMLRGRVYPESAEVPRGLRQRCHVREETVGAYRVITLTPREGASGVRVVHIPGGSYVHPLVVQHWWLLGAVMAASGATVTVPLYGLAPEFTVDDVLPFLDEVRRRVFAEAEGAPVFFSGDSAVGALALRQAVRARPRPGGGRAVEGRPDPGTPQAPGAQPAPGAQGVAGVVLVAPWLDAGLGDARVGELARRDAMLDPARLRVCGRLWAGKRDVRDPEVSPLFAEPDEFTGLPPVRIVQGGRDVMLPDTQMLSRILRRAGVDVETRVYPDGFHNFPAVPVLPESRDAIAWIGDFLRRPVGSHETRGVAPSAPAKS, encoded by the coding sequence GTGTCGGCGGTGATGAGGGTGATGGGGCCGGTGCTGAGGGTGCGGCGGATGGTGGGGGAGAGGCCGCGGCGGGTGGAGGAACTCGAGCGGATGCTGCGGGGTCGGGTGTACCCGGAGTCGGCGGAGGTGCCGCGGGGACTGCGGCAGCGGTGCCACGTGCGGGAGGAGACGGTCGGCGCGTACCGGGTGATCACGCTGACGCCGCGGGAGGGTGCGAGCGGGGTGCGGGTGGTGCACATTCCCGGGGGCTCGTACGTGCATCCGCTCGTGGTGCAGCACTGGTGGCTCCTCGGGGCGGTGATGGCTGCGAGTGGGGCGACGGTGACCGTGCCGTTGTACGGGCTCGCGCCGGAGTTCACGGTCGACGATGTCCTGCCGTTCCTCGACGAGGTGCGCCGCCGTGTGTTCGCCGAAGCGGAGGGCGCGCCTGTGTTCTTCTCGGGAGACTCGGCGGTCGGCGCGTTGGCGCTGCGGCAGGCGGTGCGTGCCCGACCGCGGCCGGGCGGCGGCCGAGCGGTGGAAGGTCGACCCGACCCTGGCACACCCCAGGCGCCGGGCGCACAGCCGGCACCGGGCGCCCAGGGAGTGGCCGGAGTGGTGCTCGTGGCGCCGTGGCTCGACGCCGGTCTCGGCGATGCCCGGGTGGGGGAGCTCGCGCGCCGCGACGCGATGCTCGATCCCGCCCGCCTGCGGGTGTGCGGGAGGTTGTGGGCCGGGAAACGAGACGTGCGCGACCCCGAGGTGAGCCCGCTCTTCGCCGAGCCCGACGAGTTCACCGGCCTCCCGCCGGTGCGGATCGTGCAGGGCGGGCGCGATGTGATGCTGCCCGACACGCAGATGCTCTCGCGCATCCTGCGGCGGGCCGGCGTCGACGTCGAGACCCGCGTCTATCCCGACGGCTTCCACAACTTTCCCGCCGTGCCGGTGTTGCCCGAGTCGCGCGACGCGATCGCGTGGATCGGCGACTTCCTGCGCCGCCCGGTCGGCAGCCACGAGACAAGGGGCGTCGCGCCGTCCGCACCCGCGAAAAGCTGA
- a CDS encoding SDR family oxidoreductase, whose amino-acid sequence MKIAVAGGTGAVGALVVDEARARGHEAVVLARSAGIDLTTGRSLEHALDGVDAVIDTTSIQTQSARASTAFFTTVSRMLQQAEQRAGVGHHLVLSIVGADLAPHDYYAGKRAQELLVAEGAVPWTLLRATQFHEFAPQMLKRLGVGPVALAPRMRTQPIAAREVAEHLVTLAEAGPAGEIAPLAGPREENLARMMRAHDRAAGRRRAVLEIALPGPFGRALRDGTLLPGRDAVLGRQSYDDWLASR is encoded by the coding sequence ATGAAGATCGCCGTCGCGGGAGGAACGGGTGCCGTCGGCGCCCTCGTCGTCGACGAGGCCCGCGCTCGCGGTCACGAGGCGGTGGTGCTGGCCCGCTCGGCGGGCATCGACCTCACCACGGGCCGCTCGCTCGAGCACGCGCTCGACGGGGTCGACGCGGTGATCGACACCACGAGCATCCAGACCCAGTCGGCCAGGGCGTCGACGGCCTTCTTCACGACGGTGTCCCGGATGCTGCAGCAGGCCGAGCAGCGCGCCGGCGTGGGCCACCACCTCGTTCTCTCGATCGTCGGCGCCGACCTCGCGCCGCACGACTACTACGCGGGAAAGCGCGCGCAGGAACTGCTGGTGGCCGAGGGCGCGGTGCCGTGGACGCTGCTGCGCGCGACGCAGTTCCACGAGTTCGCCCCGCAGATGCTGAAGCGGCTCGGAGTGGGCCCGGTCGCCCTCGCGCCCCGGATGCGCACGCAGCCGATCGCGGCGCGCGAGGTCGCCGAGCACCTCGTGACGCTGGCCGAGGCCGGTCCGGCGGGCGAGATCGCGCCCCTGGCCGGGCCACGCGAGGAGAACCTCGCCCGCATGATGCGCGCGCACGATCGCGCCGCGGGCCGGCGACGAGCGGTGCTCGAGATCGCGTTGCCGGGGCCGTTCGGGCGCGCGCTCCGCGACGGCACCCTGCTGCCCGGGCGGGATGCGGTGCTCGGTCGGCAGAGCTACGACGACTGGCTCGCGAGCCGCTGA
- a CDS encoding DsbA family protein: MSPAKSEKDLYDGLSKKDRQALSRELARIKREEERARRRRNRILFVTGSVVVAVAILAGVGFAVYNGIRATFVGPANMLSDGVLFTGDGSSVSATTTDALQPGEEPIASELDTSQVLRLTEYVDYASADVSTFETTNGAALQGYVSAGYASLELHPVALEGPGSYAARAANAFACVANGLPNAALVAHNALVAAQPTLPDGGLSNDELVKLMEDAGITDDGIASCIRGDEFSDWVTGATDRAKASIPNSDVTALSTVPLLVVDGTAYTGALDDTEALNTFITEVFTEKSAAAAGDGTTEDGATDGGTGTEGSTPAPSPAPAG; this comes from the coding sequence ATGAGCCCCGCGAAGTCCGAGAAGGACCTCTACGACGGACTGTCGAAGAAGGACCGCCAGGCGCTCTCCCGCGAACTCGCCCGCATCAAGCGCGAGGAGGAACGGGCGAGGCGCCGGCGCAACCGCATCCTGTTCGTGACCGGCTCGGTCGTGGTGGCCGTGGCCATTCTGGCCGGGGTGGGCTTCGCGGTGTACAACGGCATCCGCGCCACCTTCGTCGGTCCCGCCAACATGTTGAGCGACGGCGTGCTGTTCACGGGCGACGGCAGCAGCGTGAGTGCCACGACCACCGACGCGCTGCAGCCCGGCGAAGAGCCCATCGCCTCCGAGCTCGACACCTCCCAGGTGCTGCGGCTCACCGAGTACGTCGACTACGCCAGCGCCGACGTCTCCACCTTCGAGACCACGAACGGCGCCGCACTGCAGGGCTACGTGTCGGCCGGCTACGCCAGCCTCGAACTGCACCCCGTCGCCCTCGAGGGCCCGGGCAGCTACGCCGCGCGCGCTGCGAACGCCTTCGCGTGCGTGGCGAACGGCCTGCCGAACGCCGCTCTCGTCGCCCACAACGCACTCGTCGCCGCGCAGCCCACGCTCCCCGACGGCGGGCTCAGCAACGACGAGCTCGTCAAGCTGATGGAGGATGCCGGGATCACCGACGACGGCATCGCCTCATGCATCCGGGGCGACGAATTCTCCGACTGGGTGACGGGGGCGACCGACCGGGCGAAGGCGAGCATCCCGAACTCCGACGTCACGGCGCTCAGCACGGTTCCGCTCCTCGTCGTCGACGGCACCGCCTACACGGGGGCGCTCGACGACACGGAGGCGCTCAACACCTTCATCACCGAGGTGTTCACCGAGAAGTCGGCGGCCGCCGCGGGCGACGGGACGACGGAGGATGGCGCGACCGACGGCGGTACGGGCACCGAGGGCAGCACTCCTGCTCCGTCCCCTGCTCCCGCCGGGTAG
- a CDS encoding acyl-CoA thioesterase, whose amino-acid sequence MNDSVTLRFLAAPQDTAAGGLTVAAGRVLEWIDKAGFACAVGWSASYCVTAYVGNVHFTRPIAAGDMIEARARVIQTGRTSMQVLVTVAASDVRSREFTPATHCLLVFVAVDAEGRPQEVPTWHPSTEGDRMLHDRAEERLAPRRAIRDAMLAQEYSDAGTTPRTVFRFLAAPADANYGGNAHGGTVMRWIDETAYACAASWSSEAAVAVYSGGIHFFRPIRIGDIVEVDARLIHTGERSMHVAVRVRSGSPRTPHELQLTTQCMSIFVDLGDEGARPVAPLPLNSAEDLRLDAHAEELIRMRGALERIPVG is encoded by the coding sequence ATGAACGACAGCGTGACCCTCCGCTTCCTCGCCGCACCCCAAGACACCGCGGCGGGCGGGCTCACCGTCGCCGCCGGTCGGGTGCTCGAGTGGATCGACAAGGCGGGCTTCGCCTGCGCCGTCGGCTGGAGCGCGTCGTACTGCGTCACCGCGTACGTCGGCAACGTGCACTTCACCCGGCCGATCGCCGCGGGCGACATGATCGAGGCGCGGGCGCGCGTCATCCAGACCGGGCGCACCAGCATGCAGGTGCTCGTCACCGTCGCCGCCTCCGACGTGCGCAGCCGCGAGTTCACGCCCGCCACGCACTGTCTCCTCGTGTTCGTCGCCGTCGACGCCGAGGGCCGGCCGCAGGAGGTGCCCACCTGGCACCCGTCGACCGAGGGCGACCGGATGCTGCACGACCGCGCCGAGGAACGCCTGGCCCCGCGGCGCGCCATCCGCGACGCCATGCTCGCCCAGGAGTACTCCGACGCCGGCACCACGCCGCGCACGGTGTTCCGCTTCCTCGCCGCCCCGGCCGACGCGAACTACGGCGGCAACGCGCACGGCGGCACCGTGATGCGCTGGATCGACGAGACCGCGTACGCCTGCGCCGCGAGCTGGAGCTCGGAGGCGGCGGTGGCGGTCTACTCGGGCGGCATCCATTTCTTCCGCCCCATCCGCATCGGCGACATCGTCGAGGTCGACGCGCGACTCATCCACACCGGCGAGCGCAGCATGCACGTCGCCGTGCGGGTGCGCTCGGGCTCGCCGCGCACCCCGCACGAGCTGCAACTCACGACGCAGTGCATGAGCATCTTCGTCGACCTCGGCGACGAGGGCGCGAGACCCGTCGCCCCGCTCCCGCTGAACTCGGCCGAAGACCTGCGCCTCGACGCTCACGCCGAGGAGCTGATCCGGATGCGCGGGGCGCTCGAACGCATCCCCGTAGGCTGA
- a CDS encoding DUF72 domain-containing protein yields MIRVGTSGWSYDHWNDVLYPAGTLSAARLEHYVRRFDTVELNASFYRWPRDDGFRRYRERLPQGFLLSVKAPRGLTHAKRLLEPETWIGRLTSGLHELGDRRGMLLVQLPPTMVRDDARLGYFLAALPGWMRVAVEFRHPSWNDEAVFQLLERAGASYCVLSGAGLPCVLRATNEVVYVRMHGPDHEHLYGGSYSDDDLRWWADRVREWEGGGREVLVYFNNDGEGNAVRNAESLLHLLH; encoded by the coding sequence ATGATTCGGGTGGGTACCTCGGGCTGGAGCTACGACCATTGGAACGACGTCCTCTACCCCGCGGGCACGCTGTCGGCCGCCCGCCTCGAGCACTACGTGCGTCGCTTCGACACGGTGGAGCTCAACGCGAGCTTCTACCGCTGGCCGCGCGACGACGGCTTCCGCCGCTATCGTGAGCGGCTGCCGCAGGGCTTCCTGCTCTCGGTGAAGGCACCCCGTGGCCTCACCCACGCCAAGCGACTGCTCGAACCCGAGACGTGGATCGGCAGGCTCACGAGCGGCTTGCACGAACTCGGCGACCGGCGCGGGATGCTGCTCGTGCAGCTGCCCCCGACGATGGTGCGCGACGACGCGCGGCTCGGGTACTTCCTCGCGGCGTTGCCCGGCTGGATGCGAGTCGCCGTCGAGTTCAGGCACCCCAGCTGGAACGACGAGGCCGTGTTCCAGCTGCTCGAGCGCGCCGGAGCGTCGTACTGCGTGCTGAGCGGAGCCGGACTGCCGTGCGTGCTGCGCGCGACGAACGAGGTGGTCTATGTACGGATGCACGGGCCTGACCATGAACACCTCTACGGCGGCTCGTACTCCGACGACGACCTGCGATGGTGGGCCGACCGGGTGCGGGAGTGGGAGGGCGGCGGCCGCGAGGTGCTCGTCTACTTCAACAACGACGGCGAGGGCAACGCGGTACGCAATGCCGAGTCGCTGCTGCATCTTCTCCATTGA